The Solea senegalensis isolate Sse05_10M linkage group LG4, IFAPA_SoseM_1, whole genome shotgun sequence genome includes a region encoding these proteins:
- the gpr84 gene encoding G-protein coupled receptor 84 isoform X1: protein MTADAMMKTGQHLQLTGSVNYKPVTSSLQGDRMLLNHTNQTEEDLFSCYSPSVVGYRYFAVLWGCAVTVTGTVGNMMTILAFTLDPRLRTRFNVLIVNLAVADFLYCLILQPISVDSYLHLRWRSGQLWCSLFGLLLFLSNSVSIITLCLVAGSRYLLVAKRMVFDRVFSDRGLILLLFSSWALGLASFGPLWPVFVFVPQVCTCSFHRSRGRPYTTILLFFYFFVGLGCVGAFYVRIYKRVQVASQALHRHRRKPAFSGKGKDDSGVESGTGNTYSCEMSSQADTAQNQNEVTSERTSQFNQSPATALSSSATDGYQPDTIFAPTSSTTAASSGKSATSGDDGEYKRVTCMCFTVFLCFVGCFIPFLLLNIVDKHNRAPQVLHMFCANLTWVNSCINPVLYAVMNRQFRQAYHLLLTRAAAPFTALRA, encoded by the exons ATGACAGCTGATGCAATGATGAAGACTGGCCAACATCTTCAGCTCACAG GAAGTGTGAACTATAAACCTGTGACATCCTCTTTGCAAG GTGACAGAATGCTGCTGAACCACACCAACCAAACAGAGGAGGATCTCTTCTCCTGCTACAGTCCTTCAGTCGTAGGCTACAGGTACTTTGCTGTGCTGTGGGGATGTGCCGTGACGGTCACTGGTACTGTGGGGAACATGATGACTATCCTGGCCTTCACCTTAGACCCACGACTGAGGACACGCTTTAATGTGCTGATCGTCAACCTGGCTGTAGCTGACTTCCTGTACTGCCTCATATTGCAACCCATCTCTGTTGACTCCTATCTTCACCTCAGGTGGCGCAGTGGTCAGCTCTGGTGCAGCCTCTTCGGCTTGCTCCTGTTCCTCTCCAACTCTGTGTCCATTATCACCCTTTGCCTGGTGGCAGGGAGCAGATATCTCCTGGTCGCAAAACGGATGGTGTTTGATCGTGTTTTCTCTGATCGTGGTCTAATTTTACTCCTGTTCTCATCATGGGCACTGGGGCTGGCCAGTTTTGGTCCACTCtggcctgtttttgtgtttgtgccgcAGGTGTGCACATGCAGCTTCCATCGCAGTAGGGGACGACCCTACACCACAATCCTgctctttttctacttttttgttGGCCTGGGCTGTGTTGGTGCATTTTACGTGCGCATTTACAAACGTGTCCAGGTTGCCTCACAGGCTCTGCATCGCCACAGGAGGAAACCAGCTTTTTCAGGAAAAGGGAAGGATGACAGTGGTGTAGAGAGTGGCACGGGGAACACATATAGCTGTGAGATGAGCAGCCAGGCAGATACAGCACAAAATCAGAATGAGGTCACCTCCGAGAGAACCTCCCAGTTTAACCAGAGCCCTGCCACTGCTCTGAGTTCATCAGCAACTGACGGGTATCAGCCTGATACCATCTTTGCACCAACTTCATCAACAACTGCAGCATCTTCTGGCAAGTCAGCGACCTCCGGAGATGATGGTGAATATAAGCGTGTAACCTGCATGtgctttactgtgtttctgtgtttcgtGGGCTGCTTCATTCCCTTCCTGTTGCTCAACATAGTTGACAAACACAACCGTGCCCCACAGGTACTGCACATGTTCTGTGCAAACCTCACCTGGGTCAACAGCTGTATCAACCCCGTGCTCTATGCTGTCATGAACCGACAGTTTCGACAGGCCTATCATTTGCTGCTCACGCGGGCCGCTGCGCCCTTCACGGCTCTGAGAGCCTGA
- the gpr84 gene encoding G-protein coupled receptor 84 isoform X2: MTADAMMKTGQHLQLTGDRMLLNHTNQTEEDLFSCYSPSVVGYRYFAVLWGCAVTVTGTVGNMMTILAFTLDPRLRTRFNVLIVNLAVADFLYCLILQPISVDSYLHLRWRSGQLWCSLFGLLLFLSNSVSIITLCLVAGSRYLLVAKRMVFDRVFSDRGLILLLFSSWALGLASFGPLWPVFVFVPQVCTCSFHRSRGRPYTTILLFFYFFVGLGCVGAFYVRIYKRVQVASQALHRHRRKPAFSGKGKDDSGVESGTGNTYSCEMSSQADTAQNQNEVTSERTSQFNQSPATALSSSATDGYQPDTIFAPTSSTTAASSGKSATSGDDGEYKRVTCMCFTVFLCFVGCFIPFLLLNIVDKHNRAPQVLHMFCANLTWVNSCINPVLYAVMNRQFRQAYHLLLTRAAAPFTALRA; the protein is encoded by the exons ATGACAGCTGATGCAATGATGAAGACTGGCCAACATCTTCAGCTCACAG GTGACAGAATGCTGCTGAACCACACCAACCAAACAGAGGAGGATCTCTTCTCCTGCTACAGTCCTTCAGTCGTAGGCTACAGGTACTTTGCTGTGCTGTGGGGATGTGCCGTGACGGTCACTGGTACTGTGGGGAACATGATGACTATCCTGGCCTTCACCTTAGACCCACGACTGAGGACACGCTTTAATGTGCTGATCGTCAACCTGGCTGTAGCTGACTTCCTGTACTGCCTCATATTGCAACCCATCTCTGTTGACTCCTATCTTCACCTCAGGTGGCGCAGTGGTCAGCTCTGGTGCAGCCTCTTCGGCTTGCTCCTGTTCCTCTCCAACTCTGTGTCCATTATCACCCTTTGCCTGGTGGCAGGGAGCAGATATCTCCTGGTCGCAAAACGGATGGTGTTTGATCGTGTTTTCTCTGATCGTGGTCTAATTTTACTCCTGTTCTCATCATGGGCACTGGGGCTGGCCAGTTTTGGTCCACTCtggcctgtttttgtgtttgtgccgcAGGTGTGCACATGCAGCTTCCATCGCAGTAGGGGACGACCCTACACCACAATCCTgctctttttctacttttttgttGGCCTGGGCTGTGTTGGTGCATTTTACGTGCGCATTTACAAACGTGTCCAGGTTGCCTCACAGGCTCTGCATCGCCACAGGAGGAAACCAGCTTTTTCAGGAAAAGGGAAGGATGACAGTGGTGTAGAGAGTGGCACGGGGAACACATATAGCTGTGAGATGAGCAGCCAGGCAGATACAGCACAAAATCAGAATGAGGTCACCTCCGAGAGAACCTCCCAGTTTAACCAGAGCCCTGCCACTGCTCTGAGTTCATCAGCAACTGACGGGTATCAGCCTGATACCATCTTTGCACCAACTTCATCAACAACTGCAGCATCTTCTGGCAAGTCAGCGACCTCCGGAGATGATGGTGAATATAAGCGTGTAACCTGCATGtgctttactgtgtttctgtgtttcgtGGGCTGCTTCATTCCCTTCCTGTTGCTCAACATAGTTGACAAACACAACCGTGCCCCACAGGTACTGCACATGTTCTGTGCAAACCTCACCTGGGTCAACAGCTGTATCAACCCCGTGCTCTATGCTGTCATGAACCGACAGTTTCGACAGGCCTATCATTTGCTGCTCACGCGGGCCGCTGCGCCCTTCACGGCTCTGAGAGCCTGA